One window of Vicia villosa cultivar HV-30 ecotype Madison, WI unplaced genomic scaffold, Vvil1.0 ctg.000893F_1_1, whole genome shotgun sequence genomic DNA carries:
- the LOC131631988 gene encoding 1-aminocyclopropane-1-carboxylate oxidase-like: MEHFPIVDMGKLNTEERTSTMELIKDACENWGFFECVNHGISIEMMDTVEKLTKEHYKKCMEQRFKEMVASKGLEGVESEINDLDWESTFFLRHLPASNISEIPDLDDDYRKVMKEFAEKLEKLAEELLDLLCENLGLEKGYLKKAFYGSKGPNFGTKVSNYPPCPKPDLIKGLRAHTDAGGIILLFQDDKVSGLQLLKDDKWIDVPPMRHSIVINLGDQLEVITNGKYKSVMHRVIAQTDGARMSLASFYNPGDDAVISPASTLLKENETSEVYPKFVFDDYMKLYMGLKFQAKEPRFEAMMKAMSSVEVGPVVST; the protein is encoded by the exons atggAACACTTTCCAATTGTTGACATGGGAAAGCTTAACACAGAAGAGAGAACATCAACCATGGAGTTGATCAAAGATGCTTGTGAAAACTGGGGTTTCTTTGAG tgTGTGAATCATGGTATATCTATTGAGATGATGGATACTGTTGAGAAGCTCACAAAAGAACACTACAAGAAGTGTATGGAACAAAGGTTCAAAGAAATGGTTGCAAGCAAAGGTTTGGAGGGTGTTGAGTCAGAGATAAATGATTTGGATTGGGAAAGCACTTTCTTCTTGCGCCATCTTCCTGCCTCTAATATCTCAGAGATCCCAGATCTTGATGATGATTACAG GAAGGTAATgaaggaatttgctgagaaattgGAGAAACTTGCGGAGGAACTTCTTGACTTGTTGTGTGAGAATCTTGGTCTTGAGAAAGGGTATTTGAAGAAGGCTTTTTATGGATCAAAGGGTCCAAATTTTGGGACAAAAGTTAGTAACTACCCTCCTTGTCCTAAGCCAGACCTCATCAAGGGGCTTAGAGCCCACACTGATGCTGGTGGAATCATTCTTCTCTTTCAAGATGACAAAGTCAGTGGACTTCAGCTTCTCAAAGATGACAAATGGATTGATGTGCCTCCAATGCGTCACTCCATTGTCATCAATCTTGGTGATCAACTTGAG GTGATAACCAATGGAAAGTACAAGAGTGTGATGCATAGAGTAATTGCACAAACAGATGGAGCAAGAATGTCCCTAGCATCATTCTATAATCCAGGAGATGATGCTGTGATTTCACCAGCTTCAACCTTGTTGAAGGAAAATGAAACAAGTGAAGTTTATCCAAAATTTGTGTTTGATGATTACATGAAACTCTACATGGGACTCAAATTCCAAGCAAAAGAGCCTAGATTTGAAGCTATGATGAAAGCCATGTCAAGTGTTGAAGTGGGACCAGTAGTGAGCACatga